The Temnothorax longispinosus isolate EJ_2023e chromosome 4, Tlon_JGU_v1, whole genome shotgun sequence genome has a window encoding:
- the LOC139812182 gene encoding actin maturation protease codes for MPAPSPTFSSLPETPMCEKTEVNDTDSLPPWAKITLTSAEAEIEKLISRNELKDAEVTYFCQVEPILQDGPQCGLVALSMASQEYTKPVSVNQLLAEARVRGFTQHGEVYSVDFMGTLAAEYLPDHKPDILVDLQQCPDTLTHALAHGAMVLIPYDSDFNHAPCLKKGHKAHWALLVGLISSRQGYHVLARHGKSRHLACWPLRDLIESNGNLEEEGTARHAGGYVIPKGGVGGQKGLRGRALALHPYI; via the exons ATGCCAGCGCCATCCCCGACTTTCTCAAGCTTGCCAGAAACACCTATGTGTGAGAAAACGGAAGTCAATGATACCGACTCTCTGCCCCCTTGGGCCAAAATCACGCTTACATCTGCAGAAGCTGAAATTGAAAAGCTGATCTCGCGAAATGAGTTGAAAGACGCAGAGGTAACTTACTTCTGTCAAGTAGAACCAATTCTTCAAGATGGCCCACA gTGCGGTTTAGTGGCGCTTTCAATGGCATCGCAAGAATACACAAAACCAGTTTCTGTGAATCAACTTCTCGCTGAAGCTCGTGTTCGAGGATTCACCCAGCATGGCGAAGTATATAGCGTTGATTTCATGGGGACATTAGCTGCGGAATATTTGCCCGATCATAAACCAGATATTTTAGTAGATTTACAACAGTGCCCGGACACGTTAACTCATGCTTTAGCACATGGAGCAATGGTGTTGATACCATATGATTCTGACTTCAATCACGCTCCATGTTTAAAAAAGGGTCATAAAGCGCATTGGGCATTGCTTGTGGGTCTAATCTCTTCTAG acaaGGATATCACGTTCTGGCACGTCATGGTAAGTCGCGTCATCTGGCTTGTTGGCCCTTACGCGACTTGATTGAAAGTAATGGCAACTTGGAGGAAGAGGGTACAGCGCGACACGCAGGAGGATATGTTATACCAAAGGGTGGCGTCGGAGGTCAAAAGGGTTTACGCGGCAGAGCACTGGCATTACATCCATACATATAG